atgatatCAACAAGGGAGTATGGTGATGGCTGATAGCCAGGTACTGGAAAATATGTGGGACAGAGAATGGGGACCTTGcagcaatcatagaatcattaaggttggagaagacctctaagatcacctggtccagctgccagcccatccccaccatccccactgACCATGTTCTCAGCGTCACATccacctccagggactgtgactctaccatctccctgggcagcctgtgccactgcagcacagctcttcctGAGAAGTTTTCCTAATATCAACCTGAAAGCATCAGAGAGGACTGAGGGGAGGTACACTAAGGGTATCCTTCTCTGGAGTGGCTTCCACTGCTTTCCCTACTAAACTGAGCTAAGGCTTTATTTCACACGCCTTTGTAATTCCATCTGCTTCAAGTCACCATTCGAGAAACTCCACCAACTGGTTGACTTCTTAAAATACCTACATCCCTGAAGAGCCCAAGCATTTTAATGCCAGCACTGAGTGGGTATGCCAAGGAGACATCATTTTGGTACACCGAATGTGAGCCCAGTAGGAATGCAGCTCTGCAAGGGATTCACCTGCAGAAAGCAACATTGGGGTGTTTCATTTAAATgggaatttaaagaaaaagggtCACAAGTATCATAAGGGCAggaaagcactggaacaggttgtccagagaggtggtggatgccctgtccatgGAGATAAccagggtcaggctggagaggctctgagcaccctgatctacCTGCAGGTGTCCCCATTctttgcagggaagttggactaaATGGCCTTTaacggtcccttccaactccaatgattctatgattttatggttgtatttttctgtcttttgttttcttctccccactGTAGTTCAGTGACAAActgggggggagaggggggggggctggggggggaaaTTGAGATAAACTGAGAATAAGGCTGGAGGAAGAGAATAGAAGTGTATTTTTTGCCTACAATTCATGAGGATAAAACAAACGTTAAAAATTCTGCAAAGTGTTCTCATCGATTAAAGGCTGTTGGGAATGACGAAGTTTACCTCTCTGCCTCCCACTTCCAGCctctcagctcagctccttctCCCTCCTGGTGAattctcagctttctctgtgaCAACAGCACTAATCCAGATACCCTTCTGATCCTCCTAAGGACAGCAAGGTTGTTTCTGGGCACCCCAGGGTTCACAGGGACCGTGCACAGTGAAATGATGGGCAAGTTCAGGAGGATTTGTTCAGATGTGGAAATGGATTTTTCTATTCTGGGTGCAGAGGCATGGAGATAAGGGCTCCATCAAGCCCTGTGTCGCACAAAGGGTTTTATTCTCATCACGTAGAGATTGGAGCTGCAGGACTAGAAAGGGctgcagtgatttcagcagTGTTGTGCAATGCTTCTTCCCAGTAAATGTTTGATCGTGGAGAAGGGtgtgagagctgcagggagcccaCCCTGCCGAGAGCTCGTGTGCACACGTCAGAGAGCAGATACTGAGAGGCATATTGCGTGCATGCAAATAAGTATTTACGTGGCTGCACGTGTGGGTATGTGTgaatatgtgcatatatattcACGTCTGTGGGTGCTTTTAATCCATGCGTTATCTGTGAGTGTGTGACATAAAACGTGGATGAATGAGTGCCCAAGCACAATTTTGCCACCCTAACTGTGGCACAGGGCAGCTTTGTATCCATTCACAGGAAAGGCAGAGAATGGTGCTAAAAGAATAAGTCCTGCAGCATGGCAAGGGAGTGAGTTTCAGGGCTGTTACCAGTGTAGCCCGCACTTTGATGTAATTGGAAGCTGTTGTTAGGGAGCCAGTGTATTTGTAATCAGCAGGGTAACATAGTGGCTCAGCTCAGGCAAACACTGTACCATCCgctttctccttcagctgctaCATGGGACCCTGGAACAGGGGGTTGTGGGGAGGGGTCAGGAGGCAGTTAACCAGTTGTTAAAGGGGCAATGAGGGAGCCAGGGAGATCAAGAAATGGAAATACCCCTGAAAAGAAGATGCTTCTGCATCTCCCGAGGATACAGCAGAGAACCTAAATGCTTTATCTGCTCGAACGAGtggaaaatatgcaaatatttgctCATGAAAACTTGGTGTGCTTTGCCTTCCCAAGCATAAAATATGCAAGCGTCACGCAGCGTGCAGCCGGCTCGCTCGGATCTCGCACTTAGTGCGTCATGCgcaaacacacacactgggATGTCagtgcagccagctgcagcatGTCCCTCTCTACATGACAAATGGGGACATGCAGGGAGGAAATATATATGCCTTGACTCATatgttgtgtgtgtgcacaaCACGGAGATTTCATCTGTGCCCTCTCGTGTCTCTTTCAGCTGGCAGAGGAGAGCCCAgcactcagccctgctgccGCTCACTGGGATGCCATCCCCAGCCACCTTTGCCTTTTGGGGACACACAGCCTTGGCACCCCATGCTGAGACACCCAGAGATCTGTTACGGTAAAAGCACGGTGCTTTGCTGCACTGCTACATTACAAAACCTGAGCCTTTGCCCTCTGCCTGGAGGCTGgagtaatcacagaatcacagaatggtagggctggaagggacctctggagaggcccagggaggtggtggagttgctgtccctggaggtgttcaagaaacatgtagatgtggcactgagggacatggtcagtgggcatggtggggataagctgacagttggactaggtgatcttagaggtcttttccagccttaatgactctgtgattctatgatctagtccaaccccactgctaaagcaggttccctatagcaagttacacaggaaagtgtccacGCAGgtcctgaacatctccagagaagtaGACTCCCAcccattagatatttataagcattgatatGACTCCCCCTCAGCCTTGTCTTCCCCAGGCTGATCAGTCCCATGgctctcagtctttcctccaGTCCCCTCATCATCTTGGTGGGCTTCCACTGGATTCTTTCTAGaattccctgtctttcttgacctggggagcccagaactggacacagcactccaaaTGTGGCCTCAGCAAGACAGAGAAGCAGGGGAGAATCCCCTCCATCTATGCTCTTTCTAAATGTACCCCACAATACaattggctttcttggccatAAGGGAACACTGTTGACTCATGGTCTTGTGATGGACCAAATGCCCAAAGAACACAGCAGGACTTTGTTGACCAGGTTTAGGACCAGTTCAGGACATGGCTACGAAGCAATAGTGGGAACACTTGATTTCAGACCCCTGGCATCAGGCTGGTTCCATACTCATCTTACGCAGGAGGGGTCCTAATGAGgagtcacagaagaaaacaagttgcAAGTGCAGGTTAACAACTCTCCTAGCTGCTCCTCAGCCACGTGGCGTTTAAGCAatgcacagggaaaaaataaaaggggggggtgggtggAAGGAATTGAAAGTGCAGCAGCTTTGGCAGGCCTTGATGTGTGTGTGAGGAAGCCCAGGCCGCCACGCtgatggagcagctccagcaagaATTGCTGCTGGCAGAAGTGCCCTCACATGCTGTGGCCGCCTGCGTAAGGCCAAGGAACGTGTCATTGCTCACTGAGCCAGGCCCTGCTTGAGCAGCAGCTATGAGTGAAATGCAGCCACGCGGATGGCTTCTAGCAAGCCTGCACATCTTCAGCTGTCCCTGCCAAAGGGTTTCACACAGTGGTGGTGCTCCTGGTGAGCAGAGATTGGCTGATGCACAAGCCTGCAGGCTGGGCAAGGTTTGTTTTCCCATCCCACTCTGCAGTTTGGCCTGCAATGATCAGTGATTCAGGGAACACGAGGGGATTGCTGATGTTATGGGGTGACTTGGGAGAaccccaaagcactgcagcatggaAACCTGCTGTTGCCTCTCAATACAagtttcctcctcctcatctgcAGGCACTAAACATCCCACCTCTGTCTGTGCCTCACTTTCCACTTTTGGCAAATGAGAGGGATAATGAGGGAAGTGTCagtgcagctttttttctgggTTCAAAATGGGGGCCATCAACAGGGCTGAGCAGTGGTGGAGAGGAGCTGAGTGCAGAGCCATGCTGCTCACTGGTCCCGTGCTCTTGGAGCATGTGTTCTCTTTTCCtaatggcagcagaggcagtAGCCAGGAGCAGGAACTTTGCTTCCAGAAAGGATCAGCTGTTGAGCTGAGCAAAGCATGAGGCGCGtagaaaggaggagggagggagtgTGAGCCAAGCCTGACACAGGGCAGTGTGGGGGGGAGGCACTCACCAAGGCCTCCAAGGCAGGATGGAAAGGACAATAATTACATAAGAGCACTTGGCGAGCATCTGGCTGGAGTCAGCTGGGCCCCGCcagctctccctccctccttccatccttccctctctcgctcccttcctccctgcacTACTAaccaggagcagctgaggaTACACCAAACCCAACGCGGGACTTCTCTGTGGAAGGGCACGGAGGTAAGAGCTCTTCTGCTTCCACTTCTGGCTTGTGCTGCGTTGGGAGAGCAGGGGAAGagaggtggggaagggaaaaactgcCCTTCTCCAGGGGATGCATCCAGGAAGGAGAATGGAAGGAGCTGCTACTCTGTGTCTTGGTGCTGACAATGCCTTGGCTCCAGAGGGGTTGGCAGATGGAAGAGATGCACAGTGGTGACTGTGGTTACATGCATGGGCAGTAGGGCAGGGGGTCCATgtgtgcaggaggagctgagctgtgcacagggggtgggaaggggagtAAACAGCAAGGAGcttccttccctctgtgctTGCGACAGATAGGGTTAATAGGATgtggggagtggctgagggagaaCCGGGCTACCCCGATTCTGTCCTTTGTGGAGAGGGTtgcaggagaagggaggaaatgcaggaagaggaagcagctgcttttgaGCAAGGATTGCTGTTGTCCAATCTGGCCAGAGCTTCTCTGGGCTGTTTCCAAGGCAGTGTGTGAGGAGAGagctggagggcagcagagcacacacacagggTTCTGCCTATTAGGTTACACTCAGCAGTGTGGCTGGCACGTGGACCGAGGAGAGTGTTCTCAGATACGCATAGAGTGGAGCACTCGGCCACACAAGCCAAAACCTCTTGGAAAAGTGTCTGCAccagcaaagcactgctggtGCAACCCATTGATTTCAGAGGGAAGGGCAATGTTACCCTCACAAGGGTGTCTCTATTGGCATTAACTGCTGCCCAGTAGGGTGATGCTACCAGAGCAAGTcttagaattgtttgagttcgaagggatccttaaaggccatctggtccaacccccctgcaatgagcagggacacccacaggtAGATAAGGGTGCTCCAGAGCCCGACCTTGTGTGTCTCCAGCGATGGGATgtccatcacctctctgggcaacctgttccagtgcttcacaaccCTTACTGTAaacaacttcttccttacacacaacctaaatcttccctcttttagtatgaaaccatttccccttgtctttgTCTACTGGCTCCTTGAGAGTCTCAGTTCAGTTTGGGAAAGACATTAGGTAAAAAGTCCTGCTCACAGACAAGAATATGGCAGGGGCCTTTCCAACAGGGTGCTcaggttgaaactagatgatctttgaggtcccttccaacccaagccattctataattctgtgattcttggtGAAGAACATTTGCTAGGTTGAGAGCAAATATAGTGTGCAGACAGAGAtgtgggaaggaaatggggGCAAACAccttccttctgcctgctgtgttGAAAAGGTAGAGATAAGGCAGAGGTGAGGCATGGAGCTGCAAGAAGGGGAAAAGTCATGCTTGGAAATGAGACATGCAGGGAAATCTCAGAGAGAGGGGAGGGACTCCATGATGGGAGCTCATAAACATGGCAGTGAGTTCCATGGGGCTCCTCTGACCACGGATGGATGCTTGTTTGATCTGTGCTCATTAAGCTGCAGGCTGACAGACAGCCTGAGAGTATCTCCAGCCTTCCCAgcctcctccttcccatcccCCAGTTCACAGCACATATTTTCCCAGACTTTTCCGCTTGCTCCTCCAGTGGTGCTGGGGTCTTGCCAAGCGCCAGCCACTCTCTGAGATGTGAGGGCCTCCCATTCCCAAACCGCATAACTGggagaagtaaaacaaaaccaaaaacaaatcTCCAGGAACACATAGACACGCACAAAAcccttttccctgcagaaatgTAGGAGTTTTCTCCAGATTCCCTTGGCAGTTGTGCAGCGCTGACTTGGCACTTTGGGCCCCTGCAGAAAGAATTATTGCCCATCTTCCCTCCTGCCACGTATACTCCTATAGGGTATAAAATCTTAAATCCAGCTTTGCCACAGCACAGGAACCCTAAAGCCTTCCTCCCTTCAAAACGCCCAGTGCAGCCACATAGCTCTCATCCGCAGGGCACAAAGAAACCACTTAGCAATAGGCTGGGGCAGAGACCACCACTGTGGTTTGCTGCAGAGCCTCAGCTTTGAAGAGCAGCAACAGGGCTGAGCTTGGGGCTGGCACACCCCTCCTGCCCGGGATGTGACCTTGCTGTGACACGTGCCCAAGTGTGAGGCTTGGGGCTCTGCCTGGGGAAGGATgaccagagaggaaaaaaagacagtgcCTCTCCCAGTTGGCAAATGAGCCTGCTGGAAATAGCATGACTGGGATGAGAAACTGCGGTGAGGAACTATGCAGGAGGGAATGAAAGATGAAGTTTGGGAGAGAGCATGGGGCTGTCAGGTGAAGGGCTGATGAGGGCTAACACAGGGGATTGGCAGACAGGGAAGAATCCTGCACCATTGCACCCCAAGATGCTTGGAGTGGGACGCTCCCCTTCTGCCTTACCCACCCTTTGTAGAGAGTGCAATCTAGTCTGGAAGACAAAAGGCAGGGGAGGCACCTAGGAAAGAGTTAAGAGGCACTGCAACCCAAGCCGGTCTGCAAAGTGCCCAAAGccagggagggggaggaggggggagggagcaGGTCCAATCCCAGGCCATGCACCCTGCCAGCACTCAGAAGCCACTGCCAAGCGCGGGCTCTTAAAGCCGTGGGTCCCGAGGCTGACTTTGCAGGCAGGGGGCAGCCAGCAAGAAGGGGGGCTGGAGAATACAGCCGGGAGCCCCTGGCACACAGGGTGAACTGCGCTGGGGTGTGGGCAGAAGCAGGGTGGGCAGCAGCTGATGGGGGTGTGTCTGAGCATGCCTGCAAGTCTGTCTCTCGCATACATACTTCTCTGAAGGCTGACTGCTCCACTCTGCTTGCTTCCTCTCTCCAACGCGGCAGCCTTTTGCAAGAGTCAGTCATCCTTTTGGACAAGGTGCTGGTGTTTGGCTCTCCTCCTGTGACAGAAGAGAAGCGAGAAGTTGAGACGCTACTGAGCACTGGGACAGGATTTGGAATAGCTCTGGAAaaggcttcccagagaggtggtggatgccctgtccctgtagacattcaaggtcagtctGGAGGGGCTCTGGGCACCCTTATCTACCTGTGGGTATCCCTGTtcgttgcaggggagttggatcagatgacatttaaaggttccttccaactcaaataattctatgattctgtggtggGGGGCCAAGGAACACAGAGGGATGGGATTTGGTGTTAGGGAAAGGAGAGGCTGGAGTTAAGTCTCTCTGCAGGGAGATGTGGGTCTGACTCCCGCTGGGATATTGAGTTAACTTTGTGAATAGCTGACAGTTAATAACTGGAGGTCTGGAGAAGTTTTTCACAGCTGTCTGCATAGATTCGGCATCCTACTGGAATGTGCTTTTGCTGAACGAGCTGTGTGGTTTTCTGCGCCTTCTTTCTCTGTCCCAGCCTGGCAGCTTTGAGTGGCTCCAGTGGTTTGCCTAGTGACAGGCTTTGAGGTTCAAGCCTTCCACTGGGGCTAGCAGCCAATCTCCATTGGTTTGAGCTGAAGGGTGTGGAGCATCCTCCTGGGGCCATGTGCTCACTACTCAGATTGCAGCCTTGAGTCTCCAGGGACACCAAAACATGCATCTCTCTCACAGGACAGGGCAATTCTGGCCTGCCACCAGCTCCAGCCACCAAGATTTATTGGTTTTTGGTGATCTCTGCTTAATCCCCCGTGTCCTTCCCTTCTTATGCTTTACTCTGGCACTTTCTCATATCTTCCCAGGTCACCATGGACATAATTTACCTATGCACACCCCTggccttccttcttcttccttttattgtgCTTGGGGCACCCACTGATGAACTCCACCTCACAGAACCTGCCCCTGGTGCTTGCAGGCGCTGCTGTGACCCACCGGACTCTTCTGCAGATGCCCCACCACCACCTTCCAGCCACCACCACCTGCCCTACCTGATGCCAGAGATCCGTCCCTATATCAATATCACCATACTGAAGGGTGAGTGATTGTCTTGGCCCCAAAGTGCCAAAACCAGTTAACCCAGCACACACAGGGAAACAAAGCTTAAATATGAGAGGCTAGCAATTCTGCTGGAGTCTGCTCTGACCTTCTCTATACACAAAAAGTAAGTTCTGGCggtcttctctttgttttaatgtCTGCCCAAACCTATGACAAGCAACACACTGACGCCAGGGTAAAGCTACAGTATTAATTAAAGAGGCTGCCTAAATTATGCTTGTATTGGCAAAGTACCAGCCCTTTAACCTACACTGCAACACTCATAAAGTTCAGCTTGGCTCTTTTCCCAGCCACCAGTTAGTCTTGGATGTTTTGCTTTCAACTCCACTCCTTACTCCTCTCTACTCATATTCTCCTAAATATATCAGCACTTCTCCACCTTTTACCAGCATGTAGCAAGAGCAGGATAACTGGGTCCTGGAAGAGGTTTGTAGGAGGGTAGAAACTGTGGTGGGGGTAAGGGAGTGTGGAGGATGAAGAAAAGGACAAGAGCAGTACTTTGCACTGTTGTTCTCCATCTTGCACTGGAGTCTCCCAGGAGTAGACCCCAGTACTTCTAGCAAAGCTGTACCAGGCAGTGAACAGAaggttagaaagaaaaaagacccTAGTCACATCCATAGCTCTGTTGGTTCCTTTCCCATAAAGTGCAATATTGTGACCATCAAAGAGTGTTCCTTCTTCTATCATTTCCCCATCCTTTACCAATCCCCCATCTCCCCATTGGGTTTTCTCACCACTTCTTGAATCTCTCCCTCTGATATCACACAGGGATTGTGTTCTCTGCTTCATCTTGTAGGAGAGAAAGGAGATCGAGGAGAGCCTGGGATGCCAGGGAAATGGGGCAAAGAAGGGCCACGTGGAGAGCGGGGTGCCCAGGGccagaaaggcagcaaaggaCAGATGGGCACAGCAGGAGATCCCTGCAAGCACCAGTATGCTGCATTCTCTGTTGGCCGCAGGAAAGCGCTGCACAGCAGCGAGGGCTTCCAGGTCTTGATTTTTGACACCGTCTTTGTCAACCTCTACAGTCACTTTGACATGTTCAATGGCAAGTTCTACTGCTCTGTGGCTGGCCTTTACTATTTCAGCCTCAACGTCCACACCTGGAACTTCAAGGAGACCTACATGCACATCATGCGCAACGAAGAAGAGGTAGTCATCTTGTATGCCCAACCCAGTGACCGCAGCATCATGCAGAGCCAGAGCCTCATGTTGGATCTTCAAGAAAATGATGAGGTCTGGGTGAGGCTCTACAAGCGGGAGCGGGAAAATGCCATTTACAGTGATGATGTTGATGTGTACATCACCTTCAGTGGGTATCTGGTCAAGCCTAGCGTTGAATAATTGCCTCTCCTCCCTTCCAAAGCCTCTCTggccttcctctctctctctctttttattgcCCGCAACCACTGCAAATCTCTTGGAAATGGGCCTGTGAGGTCTCAGGCACTGAGTGTAAAACTTGCTGCTCTGGCTCCTGCCCCATGCTCTCTAGCAGTCAGGCCTGCAGCTGTGCGTTTACAACATGACACTATCATCTCTCACACCTCATCTCATGAACCAGCTTAAGTGATTGGCTTGTTCTAAATCCACGAGCAGGATGTGGCTGGCTTGTAGGGTACTAGAGTGGGAAGAAAACTAAGATGTTGCTCCTGGGGATGTGTCCTTCCTTGGGATTTCCTACACAAAGGACTCCCATAGTAAGGTCTGGAAAGTGCTTTTTGCCCAGGTGCGTGCTGGCTTCTTTCTGTCCCAACTGCACATGCCATATTTGCAGCCTGCAATGTGGCCCTAATGCCAGCACTCACACCTGTAGTCTGGAGAGTGGAGTGGGGTCTACTGGCCTTCTACAGAACAGAGGAAGAGGCGGGAGTGGTGGGAGATGATACTGTCTTTCCAAAGAAAGGTCTGTTGGCCTTCCCATTATGTCACTGACTTTCTGTAGACACCCTTCTGGGTCTCGGAGCCCTCAAGTTTTAGCCCAGGCTCCTGGGTCCTGTGGTCCTTCCCCAGGCTGGCTGTAAAATTGTGGCCTGGGGGGGGACAGTATTCCACTGTGCCAGCTCTAGCTCTTCTTGGAGGTAGTGGGCTGGACATTCAGCCAGATAATTCAGAGATATCAGCTGTTGAATGAGTAGATCCTACCATTCTGTTTCCATTAAGCCAGAAGCACAGGAGAGAGTACGCCACAAACCTCCCTCCCAAACCTGCTGGGATGCCACTTGGTCTTGATTCCCCAGCTGTGGGAAGCCAGCCCAGTCCAGAAAGGGCTTTCCCTTTCCCAAGTGCATTTTGGTGAACCTGATTCTGCTCACTTCTGTGAGAGGTGCACCCATTGGTACCAATGGCATGGCCCTGGCTCCTGCATGCCATTATGTCATTCCTCCTGAAGGTGGTTCTCTCACACTGATGTTGAGAGACTGCTGTTTCATGACATGAGCTGTTGGCTGCAAGGCCAATTGCAGTTAAACCACAGTTTCCAGACCTGGACAAGTTGGCATCTATTTGCCTACGtgatgggagaaaaaaaaatagaggcaAAACAGTAGTGTGAAAGGAAGTGAGACTTCAGCAACTCAACCCATATTAAAAGCTTCCCTGCCACATGTTGTGTGCCTTTTTCTGGCAATCTCCTTAGAGCAACTGAGAAAAACGTGTGGCTAAAGCAAATCCTTCCTCTCCTTGTCAGGACAGAGATGTTGCAGAGGGAAAGGATGCCAGTGGTAGGATATTCTAGTACCATTTATACTGGCCTCACACTGCCCTCACTCACATCCCTCTGGGGATGTGAGGCTGACTCAGCACTTTGGGAAAATCACTTCCATGTGTTGTGATGCTGCCACAAACAGCAGAACCAACAGTTGTCTCTTTTTTGAGTCTCAGGGCAGgacaagcagaagaaactgtATTTCTCTGCTGCCCATCATTGATAATGAAGTCTTCTGACTTATGCTTCCGCAGTCTCATGGTTAGCCACAGTCTCTGTCTATAGTACTGGGACTATCAGAGATCTCCCATTGGAGATACAAATCAAATTATTATATTAGGACTCAATCAGGTACACTCAGTCCAGGATGGCAAAGGTGCAGGATCACAAGTTAACTATTGTAAATGCTTGAGAGAATTGCAGgacattttctctcttgctctgcTTACTTaccctccctgctctgcaaaAGAAGCTACACAGACTGGAATGAATTTCAGGCACTTTCTGGCCCCTGATCTTCCCCACTGTTGTCACTGATACAATGTGTATAAAAACAAGGTTTCACTGACATAAAGCTGGGTCTTTCCCAGGGAACTACATGATAGCAAGATCATGGGAATTGAAGGAAGCTGagcttcttcctctctcttaGCAG
The Coturnix japonica isolate 7356 chromosome 1, Coturnix japonica 2.1, whole genome shotgun sequence DNA segment above includes these coding regions:
- the C1QTNF6 gene encoding complement C1q tumor necrosis factor-related protein 6 isoform X2; this encodes MPCPCRHSRRCCDPPDSSADAPPPPSSHHHLPYLMPEIRPYINITILKGEKGDRGEPGMPGKWGKEGPRGERGAQGQKGSKGQMGTAGDPCKHQYAAFSVGRRKALHSSEGFQVLIFDTVFVNLYSHFDMFNGKFYCSVAGLYYFSLNVHTWNFKETYMHIMRNEEEVVILYAQPSDRSIMQSQSLMLDLQENDEVWVRLYKRERENAIYSDDVDVYITFSGYLVKPSVE
- the C1QTNF6 gene encoding complement C1q tumor necrosis factor-related protein 6 isoform X1; translated protein: MDIIYLCTPLAFLLLPFIVLGAPTDELHLTEPAPGACRRCCDPPDSSADAPPPPSSHHHLPYLMPEIRPYINITILKGEKGDRGEPGMPGKWGKEGPRGERGAQGQKGSKGQMGTAGDPCKHQYAAFSVGRRKALHSSEGFQVLIFDTVFVNLYSHFDMFNGKFYCSVAGLYYFSLNVHTWNFKETYMHIMRNEEEVVILYAQPSDRSIMQSQSLMLDLQENDEVWVRLYKRERENAIYSDDVDVYITFSGYLVKPSVE